The proteins below come from a single Ruegeria sp. THAF33 genomic window:
- a CDS encoding Na+/H+ antiporter subunit E, translating into MKLLRRIFPHPHLTILLTLVWILLANKPSLNSLIFGLILGIIIPFVTQPYWPDRPKLRNWPMVVEYMLVVLWDIVVANVTVARIILFKRNDSRQPNWICVPLELRTPEAITVLAGTITMTPGTVSCDLSAQGHNLLVHCLDAPDPEAVRDQIKQRYERRLKEIFE; encoded by the coding sequence ATGAAACTGCTGCGCCGAATTTTCCCGCACCCCCACCTGACGATTTTGCTGACGCTTGTCTGGATTCTGCTGGCGAACAAGCCTTCGCTGAACTCTTTGATCTTTGGTCTGATCCTCGGGATCATCATTCCGTTCGTCACGCAACCCTACTGGCCGGATCGTCCCAAGCTTCGCAACTGGCCAATGGTTGTGGAATACATGTTGGTGGTGCTTTGGGATATCGTGGTTGCGAACGTGACAGTGGCCCGGATCATCCTGTTCAAACGCAATGATAGCCGCCAGCCCAACTGGATCTGCGTCCCGCTTGAACTGCGCACACCCGAAGCGATCACGGTTCTTGCGGGCACCATCACGATGACTCCGGGCACCGTCAGTTGTGATTTGTCAGCTCAGGGGCATAATCTGCTGGTGCACTGTCTTGATGCCCCGGACCCCGAAGCCGTGCGGGACCAGATCAAACAGCGCTATGAAC
- a CDS encoding monovalent cation/H+ antiporter subunit D, which yields MNHWIVAPIVLPAILAPFIIMVLRYHLDLQRIFSVAGVVALLGIALTITAQASGGVIQVYELGDWPAPFGIVMVLDRMSAMMVLLTALLALPIVLYAIASGWDDRGKHFHALFHFQLMGVCGAFLTGDAFNLFVFFEVLLIASYGLMTHGGGAVRLKAGVQYVAYNLLGSTLFLFALGTIYGVTGTLNMADIALRVAEIPAEDTALLRVGAVLLLLVFCIKAAVLPLHFWLPASYANAPLPVAALFAIMTKVGAYSILRMYTLAFGPDVEVTQGLVGDWLQPAALLTLAVGAIGILGSQHIARMVAFCAIASMGTLLIAISQFTPGATAAALYYVFHSTLATALLFLIADLIMERQGGAIAPKPPMPQSGLIAALFFVGAIAMAGMPPLSGFVGKLLVLDASRDASDATSVWAVILIGSFVTIVGLARAGTLIFWKSYDAEVVTTDETAEGENASAPAAPEPQPGLAFTAVFGAVAGLVLLTLFAGPALEYTSKTAEQLFTPENYISAVLGREE from the coding sequence ATGAACCACTGGATCGTTGCGCCGATCGTCCTGCCCGCGATTCTGGCCCCATTCATCATCATGGTCCTGCGATACCATCTGGACCTGCAACGCATCTTCTCGGTCGCGGGCGTCGTGGCTTTGCTTGGGATTGCGCTGACAATCACGGCTCAGGCCTCGGGCGGGGTCATTCAGGTGTACGAGCTTGGCGACTGGCCCGCCCCCTTTGGCATCGTCATGGTGCTGGATCGCATGTCCGCAATGATGGTTCTGCTGACCGCCCTGCTGGCCCTGCCGATCGTGCTTTATGCCATCGCCTCGGGCTGGGATGACCGGGGCAAGCATTTCCACGCGCTGTTTCATTTCCAGCTCATGGGCGTCTGTGGCGCCTTCCTGACCGGCGACGCCTTCAACCTTTTCGTGTTTTTCGAGGTGCTGCTGATCGCGTCTTACGGCCTTATGACACATGGCGGTGGCGCGGTACGGTTGAAAGCGGGTGTGCAGTATGTGGCGTATAACCTGTTGGGGTCGACCCTGTTTCTGTTTGCCCTTGGCACGATCTATGGCGTGACCGGTACGCTGAACATGGCGGACATCGCCCTGCGCGTTGCGGAGATTCCGGCTGAAGATACCGCATTGCTGCGGGTTGGTGCGGTGCTGTTGCTGCTGGTCTTCTGCATCAAGGCTGCCGTTCTGCCGCTGCACTTCTGGCTGCCCGCCAGCTATGCCAACGCCCCGCTGCCTGTTGCGGCCCTGTTTGCAATCATGACCAAGGTAGGGGCCTATTCGATCCTGCGAATGTACACTCTGGCCTTCGGTCCCGACGTCGAAGTCACGCAGGGTCTGGTTGGCGATTGGTTGCAACCCGCGGCGCTGCTGACGCTTGCCGTCGGTGCCATCGGCATTCTGGGATCGCAGCATATTGCCCGCATGGTTGCCTTTTGCGCCATCGCGTCCATGGGTACTTTGCTGATCGCGATTTCGCAGTTCACGCCCGGCGCGACGGCAGCCGCCCTTTATTACGTGTTCCATTCGACACTTGCGACCGCGTTGCTGTTCCTCATTGCTGACCTGATCATGGAACGGCAGGGAGGGGCCATAGCCCCCAAGCCGCCGATGCCGCAAAGCGGGTTGATTGCTGCCCTGTTCTTTGTCGGCGCCATCGCGATGGCTGGAATGCCGCCGTTGTCCGGCTTTGTTGGCAAGCTTTTGGTTCTGGACGCTTCGCGTGATGCATCCGATGCCACCTCGGTCTGGGCCGTTATCCTGATTGGATCATTCGTCACCATCGTCGGGCTGGCCCGTGCCGGGACGCTGATTTTCTGGAAAAGCTACGACGCTGAGGTTGTCACAACCGATGAAACCGCCGAAGGCGAAAACGCGTCTGCACCCGCCGCCCCCGAACCGCAACCCGGCCTTGCTTTTACGGCTGTGTTCGGGGCCGTGGCAGGTCTGGTCCTGCTGACCCTGTTCGCGGGTCCGGCCCTGGAGTACACGAGCAAAACCGCAGAGCAGTTGTTTACCCCTGAAAACTACATCTCTGCCGTCTTGGGAAGGGAAGAGTGA
- a CDS encoding Na+/H+ antiporter subunit C gives MEALVASAVGIMTAAGIFLILRRRTFPVILGLSLITYAVNVFLFATGRLALNAPAVLNKYEDVPYTDPLPQALVLTAIVISFGMTAVIVMISLSAYLSAKNDHIDMTAQDSVDAPGDDA, from the coding sequence ATGGAAGCGCTCGTAGCCTCTGCCGTCGGTATCATGACCGCTGCCGGGATCTTCCTGATCCTGCGCCGTCGGACGTTTCCGGTCATTCTGGGCCTGTCTCTGATCACATACGCGGTGAACGTCTTCCTGTTCGCGACCGGACGACTGGCGCTGAACGCACCAGCGGTTCTGAACAAGTACGAGGACGTCCCCTATACCGACCCATTGCCACAGGCGCTGGTCCTGACGGCCATCGTGATCTCGTTCGGGATGACAGCCGTGATCGTGATGATCTCGCTCAGCGCATACCTGTCTGCCAAGAATGACCATATCGACATGACCGCCCAGGACAGTGTTGACGCGCCGGGAGATGACGCATGA
- a CDS encoding monovalent cation/H+ antiporter subunit A, which yields MSLFLIAALPFLGAVFPALLIRAGRNAAASAAGLTTFLALMGLLIHIPAVMRGDVVTARFDWIPGLGLNANFMLDGLGFLFALLILGIGLLIILYARFYLSREDPMGQFFTYLLLFQGAMVGIVLSDNILLLLIFWELTSLSSFLLIGYWKHLPEGRQGARMALAVTGSGGLAMIAGMLILGNIVGSYDLSVILQNKELIQASPYYMPALILILLGCFTKSAQFPFHFWLPHAMAAPTPVSAYLHSATMVKAGLFLMARMWPVLAGTDAWFYIVATTGLITMLIGASIALFKDDLKALLAFSTVSHLGLITMLLGFGTKIAAVAAVFHIINHATFKAALFMTAGIVDHETGTRDIKRLGGLRHLMPITFTIGTIAALSMAGLPPLNGFLSKEMMLEETVHTTWLHSHYLVPGLALLAALFSAAYSFRFVSHVFLGPQREDYPAHPHDPPVGLWIAPAFLVVLVILIGLYSAAIVGPLVAVVSSAVIGGEKLPYYSLKLWHGFTPALYMSVVATLGGLFLLALHRRGEQIWNALPRPEAKQIFEAIIEALTRLSRWITDELHNGVLSRYAIIFVAFTVGLGYYAYSTGTIGIETRVPLPAQIIPILGWICLVGATLGIMWFHRNRLLSLVLIGVVGLIVSVAFNYLSAPDLALTQISVEVVTMILLLLSLNFLPTETPWDSSAARRWRDAAISVVAGLGTGALIYAMMMRDFAFPTISEFHLANSYKGGGGTNVVNVILVDFRGFDTFGEIIVLGIAALIIFALTESVLGTNVRSYLLNRKPHWPQSGDSHPLMMVVVTRVMMPIALMVGAYIFFRGHNQPGGGFIAGLIVAIAYLMQYMASGYTWAIERQRFYYHGTIGWGVLIAAATGLGAWFNERPFLTSDFGYINWPPLEEFEWATAMLFDTGVFLAVLGAVMLALDSLSRFAWQPGMAQEFPMDINPLRDNPPEEEQEKEQA from the coding sequence TTGTCCCTATTCCTCATCGCGGCCCTTCCCTTTCTCGGCGCTGTTTTTCCTGCCCTGCTGATCCGGGCAGGCCGGAACGCAGCCGCATCCGCCGCCGGGTTGACCACATTCCTGGCCCTGATGGGCCTGTTGATCCATATCCCTGCGGTGATGCGCGGAGACGTCGTGACCGCCCGGTTCGACTGGATACCGGGGCTGGGGCTGAACGCGAATTTCATGCTGGACGGCCTGGGATTTTTGTTCGCGTTGCTGATCCTGGGCATAGGGCTGCTGATCATCCTTTATGCAAGGTTCTATCTGTCGCGCGAAGATCCTATGGGGCAGTTCTTTACCTATCTTTTGCTGTTTCAGGGCGCGATGGTCGGGATTGTCCTGTCCGACAACATCCTGCTTCTGCTTATATTCTGGGAGCTTACATCGCTCAGCTCATTCCTGCTGATCGGCTATTGGAAGCACCTTCCCGAGGGTCGTCAGGGCGCGCGCATGGCTTTGGCTGTCACTGGCTCTGGCGGTTTAGCGATGATTGCCGGGATGCTGATCCTCGGCAATATCGTGGGGTCTTATGACCTCAGCGTCATTTTGCAGAACAAAGAACTGATCCAGGCCTCACCCTACTACATGCCGGCGCTGATCCTGATCCTGCTGGGCTGTTTCACCAAGTCGGCGCAGTTCCCGTTTCATTTCTGGCTACCGCACGCCATGGCCGCGCCAACACCGGTTTCGGCCTATCTGCACTCTGCCACAATGGTGAAAGCGGGCCTGTTTCTGATGGCACGGATGTGGCCGGTTCTGGCCGGCACGGATGCGTGGTTCTACATCGTCGCCACGACGGGGCTGATCACCATGCTGATTGGCGCGTCTATCGCGTTGTTCAAGGACGACCTTAAGGCGCTGCTGGCGTTTTCGACCGTTTCGCATCTTGGCCTCATCACCATGCTGCTGGGCTTTGGCACAAAAATTGCCGCCGTCGCTGCCGTGTTCCACATCATCAACCACGCAACGTTCAAAGCCGCCTTGTTCATGACCGCCGGGATCGTGGATCACGAAACAGGCACGCGCGATATCAAAAGACTGGGTGGCTTGCGCCACCTGATGCCGATCACCTTCACAATCGGCACGATTGCCGCCCTTTCAATGGCCGGGCTGCCGCCTCTGAACGGTTTCCTGTCCAAAGAGATGATGCTTGAAGAAACCGTGCACACCACATGGCTGCACTCTCATTACCTGGTGCCGGGGCTGGCGCTTTTGGCTGCGTTGTTCTCGGCCGCTTATTCCTTCCGCTTCGTCAGCCACGTCTTTCTTGGACCACAGCGGGAAGATTATCCGGCACATCCGCATGATCCGCCCGTTGGGTTGTGGATCGCGCCCGCGTTCCTGGTCGTACTTGTCATCCTGATCGGCCTCTATTCCGCGGCCATTGTCGGCCCATTGGTCGCAGTGGTGTCCAGCGCGGTGATTGGCGGCGAGAAGCTTCCGTATTACTCGCTGAAACTCTGGCATGGCTTCACACCGGCCCTTTACATGTCGGTCGTGGCCACGCTGGGCGGTCTGTTCCTGCTGGCGTTGCACAGACGAGGTGAGCAGATCTGGAACGCTCTGCCCCGCCCCGAAGCCAAGCAGATCTTTGAAGCAATCATAGAAGCGCTGACCAGGTTGAGCCGATGGATCACGGATGAGTTGCACAACGGGGTCCTTAGCCGCTATGCAATCATCTTCGTCGCCTTTACCGTTGGCCTGGGTTATTACGCGTATTCGACCGGAACCATCGGCATAGAAACCCGCGTTCCGCTGCCGGCTCAGATCATTCCTATCCTTGGCTGGATCTGTCTTGTGGGTGCGACGCTGGGCATTATGTGGTTCCACCGGAATCGTCTTTTGTCACTGGTATTGATCGGTGTCGTCGGCCTGATCGTTTCGGTTGCCTTCAACTATCTCTCGGCCCCCGATCTTGCCTTGACGCAGATCTCGGTCGAAGTGGTGACAATGATCCTTTTGTTGCTGTCGCTGAACTTCCTGCCGACCGAAACGCCCTGGGACAGTTCGGCGGCACGGCGCTGGCGGGACGCGGCGATTTCCGTGGTCGCGGGCCTTGGCACCGGTGCGTTGATCTACGCGATGATGATGCGCGATTTCGCGTTCCCGACGATTTCAGAGTTCCATCTGGCCAATTCCTACAAAGGCGGCGGCGGCACCAATGTGGTCAACGTGATCCTTGTCGACTTCCGGGGTTTTGATACCTTTGGCGAGATCATCGTTCTGGGCATTGCCGCACTGATCATCTTTGCGCTGACGGAATCCGTTCTCGGTACAAATGTCCGCAGCTATCTGCTGAACCGCAAACCGCATTGGCCGCAATCCGGGGATTCGCATCCGCTGATGATGGTTGTGGTCACCCGTGTCATGATGCCGATCGCACTGATGGTCGGGGCTTACATCTTTTTCCGCGGGCACAACCAGCCCGGTGGCGGCTTTATCGCCGGCCTGATCGTCGCCATCGCCTATCTGATGCAATACATGGCCAGCGGCTATACCTGGGCCATCGAGCGGCAAAGGTTCTATTACCACGGCACCATCGGCTGGGGCGTTCTGATCGCCGCGGCAACCGGGTTGGGTGCTTGGTTCAATGAACGCCCCTTCCTGACCAGCGATTTCGGCTACATCAACTGGCCTCCGCTGGAGGAATTCGAATGGGCCACCGCCATGCTGTTTGATACAGGCGTATTCCTGGCGGTTCTGGGTGCGGTCATGCTGGCATTGGACAGCCTGTCCCGCTTTGCGTGGCAACCGGGGATGGCACAGGAATTCCCGATGGATATCAACCCGCTGCGAGACAACCCTCCGGAAGAAGAACAAGAGAAGGAGCAGGCCTGA
- a CDS encoding rhodanese-like domain-containing protein — protein MLIGACAAIAGGFAIREYRLIPEDHGGGRITVAEAHEQASKGNVLLIDIRTPREWRASGIGEGAVPLDMRREDFVKALTELAGGDPATPVALICARGVRSARLSNRLIEAGFTNVIDVPEGMLGSAAGPGWVRAGLPVRKYDKDAG, from the coding sequence ATGTTGATCGGCGCATGCGCGGCGATTGCAGGCGGGTTTGCGATCAGGGAATACCGTTTGATCCCCGAAGACCACGGCGGCGGCCGGATAACGGTTGCCGAGGCCCATGAGCAGGCCTCGAAGGGAAACGTTCTGTTGATCGATATCCGCACGCCGCGTGAATGGCGCGCATCGGGCATTGGCGAAGGTGCCGTGCCGCTGGACATGCGGCGCGAGGATTTTGTCAAAGCACTGACGGAATTGGCTGGCGGCGATCCGGCGACCCCGGTGGCCTTGATTTGCGCGCGCGGCGTGCGCTCGGCGCGCCTGAGCAACCGCCTGATCGAAGCTGGATTCACCAATGTGATCGACGTGCCCGAGGGTATGTTGGGTTCGGCCGCAGGGCCGGGATGGGTTCGGGCCGGATTGCCGGTGCGCAAATATGATAAGGATGCAGGATGA
- a CDS encoding PHB depolymerase family esterase: protein MIREFSLVLALAVTGQIAFAGCAGQEDTCETPMGAYHIELPDVDNAPMVVFLHGYGGSGSGTMRNRGMVEPLLSRGYAVMAPEGLERPDRGSTKSWNFYPGFGERDETAFLAEAVQDAARRFGIDADRVLLGGFSAGAFMVNYLACESPDTFSAYVPVSGGFWRPHPETCNGPIRMFHTHGWTDNVVPLEGRLLGGGRFQQGDIHAGLEIWRDANGCVDHKPTGFSTTGDFMRRRWTTCAKGSALEFALFPGGHTVPAGWADMIVDWYEGLPGS, encoded by the coding sequence ATGATCCGGGAATTCAGCCTTGTTTTGGCCTTGGCAGTGACCGGGCAGATCGCTTTCGCGGGGTGTGCCGGACAAGAGGATACCTGTGAGACACCCATGGGGGCCTATCACATCGAACTGCCCGATGTGGACAATGCGCCCATGGTGGTGTTCCTGCATGGGTATGGCGGCAGCGGGTCGGGCACGATGCGCAACCGCGGGATGGTCGAACCGCTGTTGAGCCGCGGTTATGCGGTGATGGCCCCTGAGGGGTTGGAACGGCCCGACCGGGGCAGCACCAAAAGCTGGAATTTCTATCCCGGTTTTGGTGAGCGGGACGAAACCGCCTTTCTGGCCGAAGCGGTGCAAGATGCGGCACGGCGGTTTGGCATCGACGCTGACCGTGTCCTGCTGGGCGGGTTTTCCGCCGGCGCCTTCATGGTCAACTATCTGGCCTGCGAGAGCCCCGATACGTTTTCGGCCTATGTCCCGGTGTCCGGTGGTTTCTGGCGCCCGCACCCCGAAACCTGCAACGGTCCGATCCGCATGTTCCACACGCATGGCTGGACCGACAATGTGGTGCCGCTGGAAGGGCGCTTGCTGGGCGGAGGACGCTTTCAGCAGGGTGATATCCATGCGGGTCTCGAAATCTGGCGAGATGCGAACGGTTGCGTCGATCACAAACCGACCGGGTTCAGCACGACGGGGGATTTCATGCGCCGCCGCTGGACCACATGTGCCAAAGGCAGCGCGCTGGAATTTGCTCTGTTTCCCGGAGGGCACACCGTTCCCGCGGGCTGGGCCGATATGATAGTCGATTGGTACGAAGGGCTTCCCGGCAGTTGA
- the mdoH gene encoding glucans biosynthesis glucosyltransferase MdoH has translation MSRDLHIMPPEAPLAMPAQNFGARFRDADAPSSQHKSTAGFWRALVFSPAMAATLALLWVMCDWFGAEGINVVEAILLALISFNFFWISFTVCTVLLGMVSLAKQERPERRTAAQPLRVALLTPVYNEVPWNVLGNARTMLEDLQARGGKHHYAMFILSDTRDPEIAAQEQASVEALRTTLAPGLELYYRRREQNTDRKVGNIADWVSRWGADWDAMLVLDADSLMTGRAIHRLTDALACDPGAGLIQSYPQLIGAQSVFARMQQFANGVYGIAFAEGLARWCGQEGNYWGHNAIIRTKAFATSAGLPKLRSFSGQDKLIMSHDFVEAGLLRRAGWAVRFLPRIRGSYEETPPTLIDHAMRDRRWCQGNLQHLKLLGSSGFRAVSRFHMFHGAVGYLMSPLWFALLLMWALIGQGQDASVLHYFSPDNPLFPQWPEMSETRHVLIILVMYAMLLAPKVLGVLALPLSGVRYADFGGGRKFLASFLAEVLLSILYAPILMVQQMIAVFRTAFGIQRGWSPQARDGGTYGLRTLILCHALETIIGVALSVGILSGLVSIWLAPIAISLALAIPLSALSGVSAGAARKMVGMREDFSEPAITRSARRYRDELKRLVEGKGNMTPAE, from the coding sequence ATGAGCCGCGATCTGCATATCATGCCGCCCGAGGCCCCTCTGGCGATGCCGGCGCAGAATTTTGGCGCACGGTTCCGGGATGCCGATGCGCCTTCCAGTCAGCACAAATCAACTGCCGGATTCTGGCGCGCGCTGGTTTTTTCGCCTGCCATGGCCGCCACTCTGGCGTTGCTGTGGGTCATGTGCGACTGGTTCGGCGCGGAAGGCATAAACGTGGTCGAAGCCATCCTTTTGGCTTTGATTTCGTTCAACTTCTTCTGGATTTCCTTCACCGTCTGCACCGTTTTGCTGGGCATGGTGTCGCTGGCGAAACAGGAACGCCCCGAGCGCCGGACCGCGGCGCAACCCCTGCGGGTGGCCCTGCTGACCCCGGTGTACAATGAAGTCCCCTGGAACGTGTTGGGCAATGCCCGCACCATGCTGGAGGATCTTCAGGCGCGCGGCGGCAAACACCACTATGCCATGTTCATTCTGTCGGACACGCGCGATCCCGAGATTGCGGCGCAGGAACAGGCCAGCGTCGAAGCACTGCGCACCACGCTGGCACCCGGGCTCGAGCTGTATTATCGCCGCCGCGAACAGAATACCGACCGCAAAGTCGGCAATATCGCCGACTGGGTCAGCCGCTGGGGCGCGGATTGGGATGCCATGCTGGTGCTGGATGCCGACAGCCTGATGACCGGGCGCGCGATCCATCGCCTGACCGATGCACTGGCATGCGATCCGGGTGCGGGCTTGATTCAAAGCTATCCGCAGTTGATCGGCGCACAGTCGGTCTTTGCCCGGATGCAGCAATTTGCAAATGGCGTCTATGGCATCGCCTTTGCCGAAGGTCTGGCCCGTTGGTGCGGGCAAGAGGGCAACTATTGGGGCCACAACGCGATTATCCGCACCAAGGCCTTTGCCACCAGCGCCGGCCTGCCCAAGCTGCGGTCGTTCAGCGGTCAGGACAAGCTGATCATGAGCCACGACTTCGTCGAGGCCGGCCTGCTGCGCCGCGCCGGGTGGGCCGTGCGATTCCTGCCGCGTATTCGCGGGTCATATGAAGAAACACCGCCGACCCTCATCGATCACGCCATGCGGGACCGCCGCTGGTGTCAGGGCAACCTGCAACACCTGAAACTGCTGGGTTCTTCCGGGTTCCGTGCCGTGTCGCGGTTTCACATGTTCCACGGCGCGGTCGGCTATCTGATGTCCCCGTTGTGGTTTGCGCTACTGTTGATGTGGGCGCTGATCGGTCAGGGTCAGGATGCCTCTGTCCTGCATTATTTCAGCCCTGACAATCCTTTGTTCCCGCAATGGCCCGAGATGTCGGAAACCCGTCACGTGCTGATCATTCTGGTCATGTACGCGATGTTGTTGGCCCCCAAGGTTCTGGGCGTTCTAGCCCTGCCGTTGAGCGGTGTACGCTACGCGGATTTCGGTGGCGGGCGCAAATTCCTTGCCTCTTTCCTGGCCGAGGTTCTGCTGTCAATCCTTTACGCTCCGATCCTGATGGTGCAACAGATGATCGCTGTATTCCGTACGGCTTTCGGCATTCAGCGCGGCTGGTCGCCTCAGGCGCGCGACGGTGGCACCTATGGTCTGCGAACGCTGATCCTGTGCCATGCGCTTGAAACCATCATTGGAGTGGCGCTGAGTGTCGGTATCCTGTCCGGGCTGGTGTCGATCTGGCTGGCCCCGATCGCAATCAGTCTGGCGCTGGCTATCCCGTTGTCAGCGCTCAGCGGTGTCTCGGCAGGTGCCGCGCGCAAGATGGTCGGAATGCGGGAAGACTTCAGCGAACCCGCCATTACCCGGTCAGCGCGCCGCTATCGCGATGAACTGAAGCGACTGGTCGAAGGCAAAGGCAACATGACCCCGGCCGAGTGA
- a CDS encoding glucan biosynthesis protein translates to MNFTRRAFLVSTTALAFAPSAYATGGETPFDRDYVIEMARDLASRPYVEREMVPQEWQDLTYQQYRSIRFRLDRALWYETETPFNVDFFTPGLYFPRTVKVETVENGMTKPVAFDLDMFDKSEDVPQLPIDDTLGFSGLRLRTEMHRPGKTDEFCVWQGASYFRAIGLHEVYGLSARGLALKTGDPDGEEFPEFIRFWLERPEPGQRNMVVHALLDSPSVTGAYRFNVTAGADCIMDIEATLFPREDLPHVGIAPGTSMFLFDQTNHSRFDDFRPAVHDSDGLMIRNGAGEVLWRPLANPTRLQVSSFVDTNPRGFGLMQRKREFSDYADLEANYHKRPGLWVEPQEDWGKGSVTLVEIPADQEIYDNIVAYWRPAEPYAAGSQVDLSYRLIWGEEPQRTPMPRVINTAMGENTFGEGRLAVIDFEDSELFEDLGAITVFVDSPHAETSEGVLQRNPDTGGPRLAFSFQPGERNHVELRAQLLKDKQPASEVWLYRWTA, encoded by the coding sequence CCGCGATCTGGCCAGCCGCCCCTATGTGGAACGCGAGATGGTACCGCAAGAATGGCAGGACCTGACCTATCAGCAATACCGTTCCATCCGGTTCCGGCTTGACCGGGCGCTGTGGTATGAAACCGAGACGCCCTTCAACGTGGATTTCTTCACCCCCGGCCTGTATTTCCCACGCACCGTCAAGGTGGAAACGGTCGAGAACGGCATGACCAAGCCGGTCGCCTTCGATCTGGATATGTTCGACAAGTCAGAAGACGTGCCGCAACTGCCGATCGATGACACGCTGGGCTTCTCGGGCCTGCGCCTGCGCACTGAAATGCACCGCCCCGGCAAGACAGATGAATTCTGCGTCTGGCAGGGGGCCAGCTATTTCCGCGCCATTGGCCTGCACGAGGTTTACGGACTGTCCGCGCGGGGTCTGGCGTTGAAAACCGGCGACCCGGATGGCGAGGAATTTCCCGAATTCATCCGTTTCTGGCTGGAACGTCCCGAACCGGGCCAACGCAACATGGTCGTGCACGCATTGTTGGACAGCCCCAGCGTGACCGGCGCCTATCGTTTCAACGTCACGGCGGGCGCGGATTGCATCATGGATATCGAGGCAACGCTGTTCCCGCGCGAAGACCTGCCCCATGTGGGTATCGCTCCGGGAACTTCGATGTTCCTGTTCGACCAGACCAACCACAGCCGGTTCGACGATTTCCGCCCTGCTGTGCACGACAGCGACGGGTTGATGATCCGCAATGGCGCGGGCGAGGTCCTGTGGCGTCCGTTGGCCAATCCGACCCGATTGCAGGTTTCATCCTTCGTCGATACAAACCCGCGCGGGTTTGGTCTGATGCAGCGCAAACGAGAGTTTTCGGACTATGCCGATCTCGAGGCCAATTACCACAAGCGCCCGGGCCTGTGGGTCGAGCCCCAGGAAGACTGGGGCAAAGGCTCGGTCACGCTGGTCGAGATCCCGGCAGATCAGGAAATCTATGACAACATCGTCGCCTACTGGAGGCCCGCTGAACCCTATGCGGCAGGCAGTCAGGTTGATCTGTCCTATCGCCTGATCTGGGGGGAAGAACCCCAGCGCACACCGATGCCGCGCGTGATCAACACCGCGATGGGCGAAAACACCTTTGGCGAAGGCCGGCTGGCCGTCATCGATTTTGAAGACAGCGAGCTGTTCGAGGACCTGGGCGCAATCACTGTCTTTGTGGATTCGCCACATGCGGAAACTTCGGAAGGCGTCTTGCAGCGCAACCCGGATACCGGTGGTCCACGCCTGGCGTTTTCATTCCAGCCCGGCGAACGCAACCATGTCGAGTTGCGCGCGCAATTGTTGAAAGACAAACAGCCCGCCTCGGAAGTCTGGCTGTACCGTTGGACCGCATGA